In Rhinolophus ferrumequinum isolate MPI-CBG mRhiFer1 chromosome 16, mRhiFer1_v1.p, whole genome shotgun sequence, the sequence AGTGCAGAAGGTTCCACCAGCACCACATTAACATCAGATTTACAGTTTGTCATCTGTCCTCCTTCTCCACTCCAGCCTTTTCCTTTTGCATTCCCTGTAATTATTACACAGCACCTTGGTCGCTCAAGCAAGAAACTAGGGGATCGTGCTTGGTGCCTCCCTTTTCTTCTACATTTGGTTAGCTGCCACATGATTTAGAATGtctctctcccattctctccATAACCATCATCCTTATACTTTTCTTCTGATTTGCTGTAGCAGTTGTTTCTCTACCTAAAGTCTTGCTCATTTCTGATGAGCAAGTTAGTCGTTTCATTTCCAGTTGAAATCCTTTAATAGCTTTAAATCCCTTCCCGTCCAAACGAGAAGTATCAACAGTCAAACTTACAACAACTAACCTCAAGTGAATGCACGGATGTCCCCCACCCTACCACACAGACCTTTGTTCTGGCTCCTGCCTTCCTCTGCAGGCCATACTTTTCATCACTGTTACCTGCCTTATATCCTTCACAAGATTTGTTTATACTTTTCCTGaacatgttatattttctctccacatttcacttttttcccccttacatTTGCCCCCAGGTTTGTGTCGAATGCCCCTACTCTGTGCTCTCATATCTGGTTGTGTCTGCATCTACTGTCGCAATAATGTGATGTTATCATTGttgatatatttgtctttcttccagGTGGGCTCTAGCTTGTTAAGCAGaaggatttgttttcttccttgtatCCCCAGCATCTATTAGAGTGGATTACCAATTAAATgcaaactgaattaaaatgaagtaaaGTGAAATGAAGTGTAATTTGTGGCAAGGATTTGGGATTCATAGCCTTCTGCAGAGTTAGGGGAGGAATACTTTTATTGGCTATGCTTAAAAGCAGACAAGATTTCTGCTGTGTGTACCCAAGCCTTCTCTCTTTCTGACATTAACCTAAAGGACATGATTATAAGGACAAGACTGAACTTTTCCTAGTTACTGAGTCTTCAGGACTTAGGCACTCCAGTTCTGAAATCTTGAAATCTACCCTTTGTTCTTATCACTGAATTGTCTTTGTTCCCTAGGAGACTTGAATGAAAATTCTGTGGAGAACCTTCAGGAGAAAGGACTTAGGGATCTGTTACATGAAGAGCTTTCCTGCTGGCTAACTTGGGAAGAGATGGCCAGCACAAAAACTGGGAATCAGGATTATATTGTGAACCTTCAAGGGGAAGTGTACAGCCCTGACCTAGATCTTTCCCCTTGTCAAAAGTGGGAAGAAGCATCTTCTCACATTTCCAGAAATAAGAGCAGTGTGGCGACCCTTCAAAGTGATGATttcaaaaacatggaaaatgaaGATTATTTGTCTTTGAAAGTTCAGAGCCATAGGAACACAGAGGACTCCTCAGTGACATTCTGTAAGAATGAACACCAGGATCCTCAGGAAAGCAAAAATCTGTTTGTAACTGAAGAAACcactgaaagaaaattaataggGGGGGAAAGTCCTCCCATAGACCATTGTTCAGAGAACCATCATATTAAACTTATGTCTGATGTAACAGAACTGGTCTCACCATTGTTCAGTGATGAGGCAATTTGCCAGAATGGCCAATCGAAAGAACCCTTAGATCCCTTTAACTGTAACTACAAAGACTTTTATGGTTGGAAATCACGGGTGGTCAGCCATCAGAGAGCTCATATGGAGGAGCATCCCTGTAACCATTATGACTGTGGGAAGACACCTCACACCAGCTCAGTGAGTCATCCACAAGAGAAAATCCACACTGTAGAGAAACAACATCGATGTAGTCGGTGTGGTAAGGACTTCAGTGAGAGCTCAGAACTACTGCTTCATCAGAGAGTCCACACAGAAGAAAAGCCCTACAAATGTGAACAGTGTGGGAAGGGCTTCACGAGAAGCTCAAGTCTCCTCATCCATCGAGCAGTCCACACAGATGAGAAACCTTATAAGTGTGACAAGTGTGGGAAGGGCTTCACGAGGAGTTCAAGTCTGCTCATTCATCATGCAGTCCATACAGGCGAGAAACCTTATAAATGTGACAAGTGTGGGAAGGGCTTTAGTCAGAGCTCCAAGCTGCATATCCACCAGCGAGTGCACACTGGTGAGAAGCCTTATGAGTGCGGGGAGTGTGGAATGAGCTTCAGTCAGCGCTCTAACCTGCACATCCACCAGCGAGTCCACACAGGAGAGAGG encodes:
- the ZNF239 gene encoding zinc finger protein 239 → MDVPLQAGDLNENSVENLQEKGLRDLLHEELSCWLTWEEMASTKTGNQDYIVNLQGEVYSPDLDLSPCQKWEEASSHISRNKSSVATLQSDDFKNMENEDYLSLKVQSHRNTEDSSVTFCKNEHQDPQESKNLFVTEETTERKLIGGESPPIDHCSENHHIKLMSDVTELVSPLFSDEAICQNGQSKEPLDPFNCNYKDFYGWKSRVVSHQRAHMEEHPCNHYDCGKTPHTSSVSHPQEKIHTVEKQHRCSRCGKDFSESSELLLHQRVHTEEKPYKCEQCGKGFTRSSSLLIHRAVHTDEKPYKCDKCGKGFTRSSSLLIHHAVHTGEKPYKCDKCGKGFSQSSKLHIHQRVHTGEKPYECGECGMSFSQRSNLHIHQRVHTGERPYKCGECGKGFSQSSNLHIHRCIHTGEKPYQCYECGKGFSQSSDLRIHLRVHTGEKPYHCGKCGKGFSQSSKLLIHQRVHTGEKPYECSKCGKGFSQSSNLHIHQRVHRKDPC